A single region of the Tachyglossus aculeatus isolate mTacAcu1 chromosome X1, mTacAcu1.pri, whole genome shotgun sequence genome encodes:
- the MRPL22 gene encoding 39S ribosomal protein L22, mitochondrial isoform X2, with protein sequence MWYVAKLVRGMSIDQALAQLEFNDKKGAKIVREVLLEAQDLAVRKHNVEFKSNLYIAESTSGKGQYLKRIRYHGRGGFGIMKKVYCHYFVKLVEGPPPPPEKPKSDFDHAKGYIQELRNRTIIHSL encoded by the exons GTTCGAGGAATGTCAATTGACCAGGCCCTGGCTCAGTTAGAATTCAATGACAAAAAAGGAGCAAAAATAGTCAGAGAG GTTCTTTTAGAAGCTCAAGACTTGGCAGTGAGAAAACACAACGTAGAATTCAAATCCAATTTGTACATAG CCGAGTCTACTTCTGGAAAAGGCCAGTACCTGAAACGCATCCGCTACCATGGGAGAGGTGGCTTTGGTATCATGAAGAAGGTATACTGCCATTACTTTGTGAAGCTGGTGGAGGGACCCCCCCCTCCTCCTGAGAAGCCCAAGTCTGACTTTGACCACGCTAAGGGTTACATCCAGGAGCTCCGCAACCGGACCATCATTCATTCTCTCTGA